DNA sequence from the Leopardus geoffroyi isolate Oge1 chromosome A3, O.geoffroyi_Oge1_pat1.0, whole genome shotgun sequence genome:
ATCATTTTGGTCTATTTGCATCTATTAAAATagaagtcagatcatgtcacttcctTGCTCAAAATCCTCCTATTGCCCCCGTCTCACTGAGAATAAAGGCCAAGCCTCAGGAGGCCCTTCATGATCTAGTTTCATCCCCACACCCCACTTAACTCtatcacttttcctttttggCCTTTCACACTATATAGCTACACTGGTGTTTTGCTATTACAGAAATATTCCAAGCACACTTTTACTTCAAGATTTTTGCAATTGCTACTTCTTCTGCCCAAATAATCTCCTAGATGTGGCTTTCCCTTGCCTTCCTACTTAATACTGCAAACATTCTACACACATCACATAAAACATTTTGtatctcccttccctgctttatttgtCCCTTCAACACTCTTCACTATCTATCATGCCgtatcttctatttttcttactcatttctATCTTCCCCACTAAAATATGAGCTcggtgaaggcagggatttttttcttgttaaatcaCCCAAAGTTTAGAACAAGGCTTGGTGCATAGTAGATATTCAAATATCTGTTGCAAGAATTCGTGGATAAAACTTGAGGGCATGGACTAAAAGCATACTTACTTCTGAAAGTGGGAgtaggagacagaaagaataatGCAGTTCAGTAAGCAGTATTTTGATAATCTCATTTGCTACAGGGTTAATGCTTAGAACataaacacaaaagaatggaTCACGAATCTTTTAGCCAGTGGTCTCTAAGGTGGGATAGCACAAAATGATCCATCACAATGAGGGGCCAAagtgttaaaattatatttatcttataaatttaaagaaataatggatggATTTTCATTGGtgccctcactcacttgctcAGTCTATATGTCAGAAGGTCATGCATCACACATGGTTCTTGAGGTATCCTGAGGGAAGAGTAGAGTAGCAGTATTCATGTTAGATGTAATCATATGTTTATTTACATGATTATTTACCCCTATACTATTTTGCATGTGtcagaatgttttttaaatgatggaagtaagcAATTACAGCTTCAGGAAGATAGCCTGGTAAAAGACTCCTCCTTCTGGATATTTACTCTTTCTTGCTTCATGACCCTAACATGTTAGATGAAGGGAAATTCCCTACACAAATTAAGGAAGTATTTAGATAATTAGATCACTTTCATAAAAGAGTTAAGCCATAAAGATGACCTTTGGGAGACCTAAATGCAACTTTTTCTCCTTGGCCAGAATACTGACATTCTCTTAATACAACTGAGTAAGTAAAAGTGTTTCATTAGATATAGGCAGAATGACGGAACCAATATTCAAAATGCTTGAACAGAAAAACACCTAATGATTTAAATAGCCTGagttttcaaaatttgaatttgaTAGAAAATGAATCAGACTTTTCATAGCTGGGAGGAGAAAATTCAGGCACTTTGAGAAGAACGTGGACCTTTCATGGACATCGAGGCACTGTGTAAACAGTCTAGTATTCAACTTGCAAAGAGCCAACTCTCTAGCAGGACTTAACTAAAGCCTCAATTATTCAACCACTACACAAAGTTCCTTTATTAATAAGAGATGCTTTCCCAAGAGGACCAGCGATTTAAAGTGTTACATTAAATGCAAATTCTTCACCTATTTAAAGTGAGTATTTttgaagtgggggagaggtggatTTGTCCACAagtttttgtgtctggtttcccATTCTCGGTTATGCAATAATGAACTCACAGAGACAAATTCAAGTAtctattttgaaaagtatttacttagtttgaataaattaattgcaaataaaaattagCTACAATATATAGCCTGAATAGAAATGACTAGAACAAATACAACACAGGACTTGATTTCCTTGCATTAGTCACAAAGCATGTGACTATGTGGAAAACttcaaaatcaattatatttctttgaaaaggGGATAACAGCAGTTACTGATACATCACAACTAGTAAACTTATAATACAAGTTTCCTGACATGCATTTCCTGAGTGAACCcaaatgatcatttttaaaaacaaggaaattctgacaagttcaattaaagtaaaaatagttCATGGCTTCTAagcaacaggtttttttttttaaactaaaagaaaattcagaacaGCATAGTAATAGTTATGATAAATTAAAGCTATactaccacatacaaaaatttgCTAGAGTCAATTAAGTATTACACAACTTTCAAACTAAAGGAACACAAatcataagattaaaaaaaaaaaaaaaagatcctgtctAATCTAAAAGTGTACTGATTTCTACAAGGTCACAAAGGGTTTGATGTAGTGCAACTGTCTATGCGTCCCTTGTGGTACAttatgaaaaggggaggggagggagtgaagaaacattttcttgcttcttgaagcaAAGAACTCATTGGAATTAGAGAATAAACATACCGTGCAAGTATGTTCCTCTACTCGGCTGTCACTGGTGCTCATCTGCCAACCAAACATTTCCTCGAGTCACACGGTGGCAACTCTCCTTAGAATTCAAAGCCCACACAGTTAAGGCTGGTCTGCTAggttaaaaaaaggggggcactGTTGTCATTCAACCCTTTATCTCTTCCTAGATTTCTTAATGCTTGGGTAAGACCACATACAGAATAATCAATTAgttaagcatttctttttctaaaagcaAATCAAGTCACTCTCTTCCTTGTTAATTTATGCTTTTTCTCatgagaatgatttttttctagaaacaGTGAACAGATGAACCACAgtttatatctaaaaaataaacttgccaAATGTTGCTGGTACTAAAAACAGATTAGTTATCATGGGAGAAAAATAGATAATCTAGATTAAATTGCATATTCAACGGAgcatataaaatgtttcttaGCATTAAGTTTTCGTTATATACTACACTTGagagaaacattaagaaaaagaactttcCTGATTATATTCAACGTGGTTAAAAACAAACAGCTCTTACACAATAGTAATTAATATGAATTTGGTTTTACAAAGTATTCTAATTTACCAAATTCCATATTtagaagaggggtggggagaggctctCTTGTCCTTCTTTCTAAGCTTGCAAATCCTTGAGCTATACTCGCTAAACTACCATTCACACCAAGAGTGTGACACCATCGTTACCATGCTACTCTATCAAGAACATTCTAagatattttctataataaagataaatagaaaaaagttaaTATACACGTTGCTGTATTTTACAATGTTTGCAACAAACTGTAAACTAACATAGTTTGAACCAACAGTACCCTCagttatataaaacaatttttcaacACTGAGGATGGGTGATTCAAAAACACTAAAAGGAAGGCAACAAATTAGACTATGTCTTTTTATCCTCAAAATAGATTTTCAAAACTCAGAATTCAGAAGTCTGGTACTTTCAGAAATTCTTTTCTTGAGTTTCCCAGATTTTTTGATCAGAAATTGTTgctatttattataaatgtttaaaaaaattcttcatcttAATGCAAATGACCAGAGCAGAGAAACTGTGACATGGACAACAGGTTGGAAAACCCAACTCACTTAGCTTATAAATTTATAATGTAGTCCTGGAGGACAACTGTCTGTTAGTCTAGAGGTCCTTGGAAAATAAGTCTGATGTAGCCTTGTTCACCAGCCAACTGATGTGCACAAAAGGGGCAGGCTGCGTGAAAAGTATGAGTACCATGAGGAAGTGGGATCTGGGACCAATAGGCAGTTGTCTTTTCTGAACACACATGCCCGCATGGGCTGAACGCATGGGTTGGAGGGCCGGCGTCCACATAAAATCCAGCTTCACATCCAAGCCACAGAGGGACATAGGGACCAACAGACCTACACATGGGACATTCACGATCTTTTCCATCACGTTCTTCTTTGTTTCCCCAGTTATGATAGCCATGCACATGGCCGCAGTTTAGATATACCCATGGTTGTTTTTCATCAACAACATCTTTCCTCTTCATACTAGGAAACGCTAGTGTGTTGAACCCGACAGGGCACTGAGGTCGTGCTGCATTGATTTCCTGTCTTAAAGCTTCTAAATGCTTCACTGTAGGAGTGTGGGAAAGGCCTTCTGCAGTACGCCACAGCAATGTTGCACCGCAGAGGTCAATTAACGAGCCATCTTGTAATTGATTGGTTTCAATTTCCACCTAGAGGAAACAAGAACCAAAAAACACATTCACCactgtgttttcaattttcacGTGCGAGTTTTGGTCTTACATGCTCCTTACTCAAGAATTGAGATTTCCTATGACTGTTACTAAATAGAAGAAACTCTAATGGTAGTCATGAAAAATGTAAGTTTGAAAACCAAAGGTAAAATATTGAGCAAGAACAGATTTCTTTTCAGCCTTATGGTAAAGACGATAGATGATTAAAACATGTGGCTCATCAGTAAGTCTAATATTTCCAATATATGTCATGATCGAAgagatatagatacaaatataaatttgtatTCCTAAGTGCTATTTAACTTAGGAAAGCTTaggttttaaaacatattaacatgatatgaaagaataaatttttcaAGTGTCTTGATTAAAACATTCAGATATTATCCTCTAGTATAATATTTAGTAGTCCGTGTTTTATAGTCAGACTTGTGTCAGCAAGAGATTTAAGAGTTTTtggaggggcccttgggtggcttagttggttaagcatctgactcttgatttcggcttaggtcatgatctcaaaattcGTAGAGTcaaggcctgtgttgggctctgcactgataacatggagcctgcttaggattctctctctccttctctctgcccctcccctgctcatgctctctctctctcaaaataaataaacttaaaaaaaaagaaaaaagagtttttgTAAATACGTAATACATTCAGTCTAACTCACCTTAGGTACAGTTTACTGTACCTAGGTAAGAAACTACATCTCAATACTTACCATTTTTCCTCTCTGCTGAGCTGATCTGGTTTCCCGCAGGCTGAACACATTTCCACACACTGATATTTCTCTCCATATTCCAGGCTTGGAGTCTTCTGTGAACCCATTGCGTGGATGCATAACAAGAACACCATTAGTGGTCAAaccatccatctgcccatccgATGTCTTCCATTTGGCAGCCTTCTCCTAGTAGCAATAAGAATAGTgaacttccatttatttgtaaattgGAAACAGAAGTGGTTATAAAATAACACATCATTTAGGAAAACAGCTTTTTACCCCAAGGAAGATGTTTTTTGATGAGTCAAATCCTGCAGCATAAATCCGTGCTGTAAAGGGGGGATTCCGTTCACATATGATTCTACAGGCAAACCTTGATATAGTGCTTTGCACGGACTGTGtatcagaattactttggcttcCGGGAACTGTGTCAGTTACTACAAAATCAATTGGACTTTCAGTTGACCGACCAatctaagggaaaaagaaatatctataaaCCTATTGAAAGGAATACAGTGGAAAATCCATTCAAGAAAGGTACAATAAGATGAAATCATTAAACTTCTAGAATTTCTAAAGCTTAATAAACTTATACTGAACTCTGAGAGCATCTACACTGTAAAAAACTAATCTGTCAAACTTGTTCTGATGTAATAATCATTTAGAGCACAGAAAGAATTAAGTGGGAACTTACCACCCAGAATATATGAAACCCTCAGGGAATGCAGAGCCTAGGATGGCTGAGATTTTAGATGGctgcaaattttaattttaaccccTTTGGATGGAAATATGCCTACCATGTATTACTCTACCTTCTTTACCAGAATGTAGTGAACATACAAGTAAATCTTTTATGATGACTCAAGGACATTAAAGTATAAATACCATTTAAATTAAACTGAAATGCAGTGATGTCTTCAGGTACTATAAAGGTGTACAAGAATGCTGATCCTTATGTTAATGTTAAGAGCTTACACAGGTTTGCTTTGAGGTCTTATGTATACTTTACAGATATTCTTGTGTGTTTTTGTCAGCTTGTCAGCTATCATTTCTTACTGTTGGGCATACTCATCTCTAGCAGCATGCTCTCCTCTAACCAGTTAACTATTATTCTGCTATTGGTTGAGAAATCAAAAAAACTAAACCTCAAAGAATAGTATTTCAAAAGGTTCTTGGTAAGATCTTAAAAGAGTCTCCacagagcaaagaaaaggaatttcAGCCCATGGCCTGTGTGGTCTTTATTTTATATGCCagatgtccttttttattttcttcctggttcTTGGCCATATTTCTGAAAGATAAGGTTCCCAGCTAAGGAGAGTTCTGGTGGGTGGGTCAGCAAATTAAAACATCTTCAGAAGTACCAGCtagtaaagaaattaattttcattttgaaagataaaagttgaaaaggaaggggcgcctgggtggcgcagtcggttaagcgtccgacttcagccaggtcacgatctcgcgatccgtgagttcgagccccgcgtcaggctctgggctgatggctcagagcctggagcctgtttccgattctgtgtctccctctctctctgcccctcccccgttcatgctctgtctctctctgtcccaaaaataaataaacgttgaaaaaaaaaaaaaaaagttgaaaaggaaaTCAGTGGAACAGATGACAGAACTGACAAGTGTCACAGGgttttaaagtaaacatttaaaaatgatcagtTCATTCACGGGTTTGTTACAAAGTAGTATCTAAAATTGAGGAAACTGGATACTGAGAAAAAACACTGACCCTCCAAAGATGACACTTCAGTCATTCTTTGCATAGTTGAGCCTCAAGAATTCCTCATACCTACACACCTTTGGATAAAATACTTTTAGTGTTTTTGTCCTATCATCAATTGTAAGTCATTAGTTTGGatagtttttgaaagaaattggtTGGTTAACAAATGTAAGACTGGATGTcccctttcctgctttttaaGATAATAACAGCCAAAGAAAATGGTCTCTGACttttgaaactaaaaatatttccaaaaataaaggctcttttatgttttttattaaaaaaattttttttaatgttttatttatttttgagacagagagagacagagcatgaatgggggaggggcagagagagagggagacacagaatgcggagtaggctccaggctctgagctgtcagcacacagccctacgcagggctcgaactcacgaaccacaagatcatgacctgagccaaagtcggatgctcaaccaactgagccacccaggtgccccaaggctctTTTAGATCCAAAAGATGTAGGCCAGGAAATAGATTGAGGATTGATATTTAGAATCAAGAAATTCAGAAATGGCACTTATTTGGGAGGAGAGATTATTCCAGAAGAGTTGATATTTGATCTGGGACTTGGAGGATATTTAAGACAACAAAGCAATACTGGTAAAGACAGGTAAGAAGGAAGAAATCTCATGAATTTATAAAGAGAAGAAACCTCTGTGATCATGATCAGattccaaaatataatttttgtgtgttaagataaattttgtaattctttctcttttgaactGCTCCTATGAGCTTTAAAAACATAGATCCCTATCATGTTATTATCTCCCAC
Encoded proteins:
- the PELI1 gene encoding E3 ubiquitin-protein ligase pellino homolog 1 — protein: MFSPDQENHPSKAPVKYGELIVLGYNGSLPNGDRGRRKSRFALFKRPKANGVKPSTVHIACTPQAAKAISNKDQHSISYTLSRAQTVVVEYTHDSNTDMFQIGRSTESPIDFVVTDTVPGSQSNSDTQSVQSTISRFACRIICERNPPFTARIYAAGFDSSKNIFLGEKAAKWKTSDGQMDGLTTNGVLVMHPRNGFTEDSKPGIWREISVCGNVFSLRETRSAQQRGKMVEIETNQLQDGSLIDLCGATLLWRTAEGLSHTPTVKHLEALRQEINAARPQCPVGFNTLAFPSMKRKDVVDEKQPWVYLNCGHVHGYHNWGNKEERDGKDRECPMCRSVGPYVPLWLGCEAGFYVDAGPPTHAFSPCGHVCSEKTTAYWSQIPLPHGTHTFHAACPFCAHQLAGEQGYIRLIFQGPLD